The DNA segment ATGCAGACACTTGTCTCCTTGACCGATACGTCCAATCCAGCAAAATGGTCCATGCTGCGCTTCTCCTTCTGATGCTTGAGGCCGTTACCACGGACCTCGTTTCACCATCAGCCTGAAGCGCAGCACCCAAAATCTTCAGCTATCCACAAGCTGGGCCGGCCGATAACCCCATCTTTTGGCGGTGAAGCGATCTATGGACGCGGCCCGAAATTGCCGCTTGCGCCGTCGGGCAAATCACCTTTAGAAGCCCGCGCGTCTTGCACCCGATAAGAGGTGCGTTTCGCGATCGTCACGAACGTTGGGCGTGGGATGCGATGGTCGTGGTGGTACAGCAAGGGCGGCTGTTGCCAGGATTGGCAATCAGCCTTTCATTGCCAGGTCGGCTTCTGGCGGCAGAGCGGACGTAGGGGAGGGAAGCGGGAGGCTTCCGCTTTTGACCCTGAACGGACATCACCGTCGCGGCTACGCACGGATAAGGACTTCATGTGCTATCCCATTATAGCCGATCCGCAACGTATCGGGACAAAACCGGACCAATGACAAGGACGAGCATAAAACGAGCGATCTGCTGCGCCATAACAAACCCGACATCGACATTGGTGGATGCCGCAATAATGGCGACCGAGTCTGCCCCGCCCGGGCTGGTGGCAAGATAGGCCGTCAAAGGATCGATATCGAAAACTTCGACGAGAGCGAAGGCCAAGCCGCCGCAAAATGCGATTAACATCAGAATTGATACTATCATTTTCGGCAAAGCCCGGATGGCATACACAAGAATTTCCCGGGTAAACCGCAAGCCAATCGTCCAGCCAAGAAGCAAATAGCTGACCGCCAGCAGCCAGCGTGGCAATTCGATTTCGACAACACCGTTGGATTGTAGAACCGCACCGAGGAACATGGGTATCAAAAATATTCCTGCCGGAATGCGGGAAACAGGTCCCAGAATGACACCTCCAAGAACGAGGACCAGTGTTTCAAGAAAAGGCAGTGCGTGGATCGGCGCAAACCAGACCGCAGGCGCTGCGGCCGCGACCGCTGGTGCGTGAACCCAGAAACGGGCAATGATGGAAGCTACGAGAGCGACCATGAGAACACGCACATATTGCATGAAGGCAACCAGCCGGGCGTCAGCGCCGTAGGCATCGGCCATCACCATCATGGCTGGCGCTGCGCCAGGCAATAATCCCCAAATGGCCGTTGTTTCCGGCAAAATGCGTAACCTGCTGATGAGCCAGCCCAACAAGCAACTCGCAACGATGACCGAAAAGCTGATGCCTAGAAGTAGCGGCCACTGATGCAGAAAGGAATGAAGAATGGTGGACGTAAGAACGCGAGCGATCATGCAGCCGATGATCGCCAGGGCGAAGCCGAAAGGCAGTTGCGGCACAAGGATGCCGGCTCCGCCATTTTCGACGAGGATGCCGGCTAATATTGAACCGAGCAGAAGGGCTGCCGGCAACCGGGCCCATGTCAACAACGCAGCGAACAGAACCGAAAGAGCGATCAGAACTCCCCAGCGAGCGAACACTGGCAGTGTGGATAAAGACATGGACGGCTGCACTGTCAGGCTTGAGGAAGCGTGAGATCAGCACTTTTGACGACCCTGCTGATCCTTGGAAAAATATTGTCGATGGCAAAGTAGTGCATTTCGGCGGACATGCCGCTCGTCGCATCTTCGGCAAGAACGACGGCATAGCCGTGTTCCCATGCCTGTCGTGCCGTCGACTCGACGCCGATATTCGTCGCGACGCCCCCAAGGACGATTGTCTGGATACCGCGGCGGCGCAACTGCAAATCCAGCTCTGTTCCATGGAAGGCGCCCCATTGGCGCTTGGTGACGAGAATGTCGCCAGGCTTTGCCAAACCATCAAGCAACTCGCTGAAATTTTCAGGAAAGCCGCCGGGCGGCGCGGCAAACGCTTGATCGACCGGCTGCCGCAAGGCGTCTTTGAAATCCTTGGCGAAGCCAACATTCACGAGAACGACCGGCGCCCCTGCTTCGCGAAACGTGTCCGCAAGCGCGCTGCCGACTTTCGTGACCTGGTCGGCCGAGAGTGGACTGAGTCCGTGCCTCATGATGCCTTTTTGGAAATCTATGAGGACCAGTGCGGTCGTCTTGGGATCGAGTTCAAGCATGGTTTTTCGCCTGTTGGGTTGACGTTCGGTGTTTCAGCTGCGTTAATTGAGTCTGCACTCACATAACGAGATAATTGAGCATGCCCTCAACTATGTCAAGACCCAGTGAAGTTCCACAAGCGAGGACGCCGCAACGGCGCAACGGGAAGCTGCGTGTCGCCGCCATATTGAAGGCAGGTGCTGCCGTCATCGCCGAGAAGGGTTATGAGGCGGCGACAATGGCCGAGATCGCGGCGAGATCGAGCACCAAAATAGGTTCGCTCTATCGTTTCTTTCCCAACAAGGAAGTCCTGGCGAATGCGTTGATCGCGCATTACCACGAGGGCGTTCACGACGCCTTCGATGAACTTGATTCCAGAATTCAATCGCTATCCATCTCTGCGCTCGCTGATTTTTTGCTGGATCTGATGGTCGATCTCCACAAGGGGGCCGGGCCGACGATGAAACGATTGTTGGAAATTCCTGAAGTTCTGTCGGTTAAGCGCGGTGAATTCAGCAGATCCATTCACAAGCATATCGTCCGGACATTGACGCTGCGCAGCCCGGGACTGACCGCCAACAAGGCGCAAGATATGGCCGTCGTGATCCTCGGCAACATGAAGACGATGGCCGCCTTCTCGGACGCCACCGACCAAAGCGTTCGTCCGGGCGCTATTG comes from the Bradyrhizobium erythrophlei genome and includes:
- a CDS encoding AbrB family transcriptional regulator, with translation MSLSTLPVFARWGVLIALSVLFAALLTWARLPAALLLGSILAGILVENGGAGILVPQLPFGFALAIIGCMIARVLTSTILHSFLHQWPLLLGISFSVIVASCLLGWLISRLRILPETTAIWGLLPGAAPAMMVMADAYGADARLVAFMQYVRVLMVALVASIIARFWVHAPAVAAAAPAVWFAPIHALPFLETLVLVLGGVILGPVSRIPAGIFLIPMFLGAVLQSNGVVEIELPRWLLAVSYLLLGWTIGLRFTREILVYAIRALPKMIVSILMLIAFCGGLAFALVEVFDIDPLTAYLATSPGGADSVAIIAASTNVDVGFVMAQQIARFMLVLVIGPVLSRYVADRL
- a CDS encoding hydrolase; this encodes MLELDPKTTALVLIDFQKGIMRHGLSPLSADQVTKVGSALADTFREAGAPVVLVNVGFAKDFKDALRQPVDQAFAAPPGGFPENFSELLDGLAKPGDILVTKRQWGAFHGTELDLQLRRRGIQTIVLGGVATNIGVESTARQAWEHGYAVVLAEDATSGMSAEMHYFAIDNIFPRISRVVKSADLTLPQA
- a CDS encoding TetR/AcrR family transcriptional regulator; protein product: MPSTMSRPSEVPQARTPQRRNGKLRVAAILKAGAAVIAEKGYEAATMAEIAARSSTKIGSLYRFFPNKEVLANALIAHYHEGVHDAFDELDSRIQSLSISALADFLLDLMVDLHKGAGPTMKRLLEIPEVLSVKRGEFSRSIHKHIVRTLTLRSPGLTANKAQDMAVVILGNMKTMAAFSDATDQSVRPGAIEELREMTRIYLKSRLKTKPV